CGCCCCGCGGGTCAGCCCCCGCTCGTCCCGCGCGGGAATCCGTCGGGGAAAGCCCGAATCTGGGCGTCAAATGCCCCCCGAACCGTCGCCGCCTGCTCGGCCTCATCGTCCTCGCCGAACCCGATGCTGCGTGCGCGGAACTCGAACCGGCCGGCGATGCGCTCATCGCTCGACGCCTCGACGGTGAGCGTGCCGGACTCGGCGACGAGCGTCGTTCCGACGCCTGGGAAGCCCGTGCGGTCGAAGGAACTGAAAAAGGCCGAGAACTCGGTGGGGTCGAATAGGCCCCCGAGCGTGTACGTGCCGGGCTCGGGCCGCTCGCCGTCGCGCATGAGCGAGATGAAATGGCCCGGCCCCGTTCCCTGGAACGCACCAAGCGTGATCATAAAGCTCGTGCGGAGCGAGTCGATAGTGAACAGGCTGTCCTCCCCGACAAAGACGGAGTCGAGGACGATGAGTTGGCCGGGACTCGCGCTGGCGAGGCCGTCGAACGAGAGCCGGTCGCCGCCGTCGATGGTCACGGTGGCGCTGAAGCGGCCGGGTTGGGCGATAAGCCGCCCGTCGTCATCATTGGAATCACAGGCCGCGAGGAAGAGCACGGCCGTCAGGAGGAGAAGCGAATTCGCGCGCATCGTAGGCTCGGGAATCAGAGGAAAAAGGATAACGGGAGCGAAGGTAGAAAAACCGCAACGCATTCTGCAATGGCGACGAGCTATCGCTACAGCCCCGTCTCGACGCCGATGAGCCAGCGGAAGCCGAACGCCTCTTCGCCTGGTCCGATGCGTTCGGGGTCACTGGCCCAGATCGGGAACTTCGCCGCGAGGCGGAGCCCTCCCAGCACGTCGGATTGGGCGATGACGCCGCGGAGGAGCGTGAACGCCGGGAGGTCGTAGCGGACGCCGAACCCGGCGTCGGCGACGGGGTCGAGGAACAGACCATCGGGCCGTTGGAGCGAGCCGAAGCCGCTGAAGACCTCGAATTGCAGCGGGGCGAGCAGGGCCCGCCACTCGGGATCGAGTCCCGGAATGCTCGGTGGGCCGAAGCGGAGCGCGAGCGTCCCGGCGAGCACCGACGCGCCGGTCGTGGGGTAGGGGGAAGGGTCGTTCCGGTGGTAATCGAACTCGGAGACCGGGTACGGCTCGGCGGCGAGGTACGCGACGGGGCCGACGCCGGAGAGCGCGAAGAGGTGCGCGTCGCGCTGCGGGTCGTCCGGCGCGGTGGCGAGCACGCGGTACGCGTCGGAGCGCCACCGCGTCTCGACGGAGGCCGAGCCGAGCCCGAACTGCTTCTGCGGGCTCAGCCGGTCAGACCCGACGCCGAACGCGAGTCGGGCGAGGCCGGTGAACGGCCCGATGCCGCCGGCCTTCGTCGCCGTCACGAAGAGCCGGTTGGCGGTCTCGTTGTCGGGGACGAAGCGGCCATCTTCCGTCCCGAGGCTGCCGCCGACTTCGAGGAATGCGGCGATCTCGCTGTCATCGTCACCGATCCGGTAGTCGAGCCGCGACGAGAGCACGGGGCGTTCGCTGAACCCGGTGTCGAAGCCAAAGGTGTCCTCCAAAAAGAGAGGCGGATCGATCGGGTCGTAGTCCTCGAAGGCCCGGTCGGAGGTGCGGTCCTGGTGGCTGAGCGTGAGGGTGAGCGTGTGGCCCCAGTCGCGGAGCGTCGGGTAGCGGCCGAGCACTTTCGTCAGCGCCATCTGGTTTTCCACGATGCCGAGGTGCTTCCGCGCGCTGAACCTCAACTCGTCGTGCGGGCCGAGGGCGCGGAGGCGGCGGCTGTAGACGGCGGTGTAGTCGACCCCGTCGAGCGAGGAGGCGTTCTGCGCGGGAGGGGGGAAGGGGAGGTCGCCGGGCAGATCGGGTGTGGGGCTGTAGTCCGGCAGCACCGGGTCGAAGCCGCGCGCCTCGTCGCCGAGGACGGCGGGCCAGAGCGTCACGCCGAGCTGGACCGAGCCGCGGTCGTTCGGGAGGGCGACGCGGAGTTGGGCGCCGCCGCCGCCGCCGTAGTCGTGGCTGTAGACCGCGATGGGGCTGAGTGCATACGTGATGGCGCCGCGTGCGGAGGGCGGGTCGGCGAGGAATCCGGCGAAGGCGAGCGGCACGTCTGGCCCGTTCCGCACGGCGCGGTTGTTCGCCACGTCGAGGTCGATCATCCGCCCCTCCGGGTCCACGGCGGCCTCGACGACGCGGCTCGGCCGCTCGACGACGAGGTCATAGTTCGGGTCGGTCCACGCCCACGCCGGGGCGACGGTCCAGTCGGCGGGGACGGGCTTGTGGCCCTGCATCGCCGTGAGCGGCACCGTCACCCACTCCTCGGCCCCGTCGGCGAAGCGGAGCCGCACGTCGACGGGCAGTACGCCGGGTTCGTTGCGCCGGAGCGGGATCGTCGAGCGGACGCCGCCCGGCGCGTCCTCCACCGTGATGTCGTCGACGCTGTAATCGTAGCGCTCGCCGTGGAGGAATTGCTCGAAGAGCCAGTCGAGCTGGAGCCCGCTCAGGTCCTTCGCCACGGCGAGCACGTCGGCGGGGTAGGGGTGGCGGAAGGCGAAGCGCTCGACGTATGCGCGAAGGAAGGCGTCGCGCGTCGCATCGCCCATGACGTAGCCGAGAAGGTCGGCGAGGGCTTCGCCGGCGGAGTACGAGGCGGCGCTGTAGGCCCGGTTCGTCTCGAACCAGTCGGCGGGCTTGCTCGGCCGCTCGTAGAGGTCGAGGAGTTGGAGGCGGACGATGGCTTCGCGGGCGCTCGCGTGGCTCACGGGCTCGGCGGCATCGGCGTTGCGGAGGTGGGCGAGGGCTTCGCGGGAGATGTAGCTCGTGAACCCCTCGTCCATCCACGCGAAGTCGGCCTCGTTCGTGGCGACCATCCCGTAAAACCACATGTGGGCCAGTTCGTGCGAGGTCGTGCCTAGGAGCGAGCGCGGCGGGCGGTCGCCGGTGATGAGCGTGATCATCGGGTATTCCATCCCGCCGTCGCCGCCCTGCGCCACCGTGAACTGCGGGTACGGATACGCGCCGTAGTGCGCGCTGAAGAAGCGGATCAGCTCCGCCGTCTGCTCGCCGATCGCTTCCCAGTTTTCCGCCACGTCGGGCTGAAAGAGGAAGTGGAGTTCGACGGGTTCGGTGCGGCCGGGCACGTCGTCTACACGGAGACGGGTATGCAGGTAGTCGGGGTCGGCGGTCCACGCGAAGTCGTGGACGCGCTCGGCGCGGAAGTGCCACGTGAGCGAGTCGGCGAGCGGGCGGGCCGTCGTGGGAGAGATGGCAGGGTCACCGTAACCGTGACCGATGGCATCGGGGTTCTGCAGCACGCCCGTCGCGCCGAGCGTGTACGTGGCGGGAAGCGTGATGCGGACGTCGAACGTGCCGAACGGGGCGTAGAACTCGCGGCCGACGTAGGGGTCGGCGTGCCAGCCGAGCGCGTCGTAGGCGGCCATCTTCGGGTACCACTGCGTCATCGAGTAGTCGATGCCCTCGCGGCTGTCGCGCCCGCTGCGGCGCGTCTGCAGCGGCACCTGTGCCTCGAATTCCATCTCGAACGTCGACGACGCGCCGGGCAGGATCGGCCGGGCGAGGTCGACCTGCATCACCGTGTCGTCCACGCGATACGTGACGGGGATGCCGTCCTGCGTGAGCGATTCGACGCGCTGAACCCCGATCTCGTCAGGGCCGAGCTCGAAGATGCGCGGGGCGACGCGGCGGTCGGGGTCGGGGAGGTGGCGGTTCCGCTCCGCCATCATCGAGGTCGGCTGGAAGGCGTTGAAGTAGAGGTGGTAGAACACGTGCCGCAGCGTGTCCGGGCTGTTGTTGGCGTAGACGAGGCGCTGCCGCCCGGCGAGCCGGTGCCGGTCGGTGTCGAGCCGGACGTCCATCTCATACGCCACGGACTGCTGCCACGAGGCGGCCTGCTGCGCGTGCACGGGGGGCGACGAGAGGAGAAATGCGAGGGCCGAAATGAGGCAGGGCAGCCGGAGCATAAGCGAGGTCGGTGGGTAAAATGTCGGCGGAAGGTAGCCGATGAAGCGTACGGCCGCAATGCACGAACGACGGGACGGTGCGAAGGGGAGCGGGGCTAGGGCCGGGGCGGGCTTAGCGGATCTCTGTGAACGGATTGGCAAAGTCAACGCACTTGAGGTTTCGTAGAACGGTCCGATACTCTATCTTGTTAAAGAAGAACATGAGGTCGCGTCACTCGGTCGCATGACTGCCCCTCAGATGTGCTCCTGCCCCCTCCTCTCGCTTCAACCTTCCTCCTGCCGTGACGAAAGCTGATATCGTAGACCGCATCGCGGACGGAACGGGGCTGACGAAGTTGGAGACGGAGGCCGTCGTGGACGGCTTCGTCATCACCGTGATGGCAGCGCTGGAGGCCGGCGGCTCGGTCGAGTTGCGGGGGTTCGGGTCGTTCCGCGTGCGGGAGCGGGCGGCGCGGATGGCGCGCAACCCGCAGACGGACGAGCCCGTGGAGGTGCCGCGCCAGTTCGTCCCGGCGTTTAAGCCGTCGCGGGAGTTTCGGCGGGTCGTGAACGAAGCGCACGCGGCGGCGGAGGCCGAGGCCGAAGCTTCCGAGAAACGGTAACGCAGGTTGGGGATGGACCCCGTTCCCTCGTAAGTTTGCCGTCTCGGACCGTGGGGGACCGTAGAGCGCTAGGACCCACGGCGCTCCGTGCTTCGCCGTCCCTCTTTCAGCTTCACGCGGCCAGCCCGCGCCTCCGTATGAATCCTCCCGTCTGCCCCGCGTGTGGTGCCCGTCTCGCCCCCGGCGCCACCCAGTGTGACCTCTGCGGCCACGTCCTCGGCGACGAACAGGTAGCCGAACGGGACCGGGTCGTGCCCGAGTCCGTGGCCGCCGTGCCAGACGCTCCGGTTGAGGCATCGGAAGAACCCGCTCCCGCGACGCCGACGCCCGCCGCGCCCGTAGCGCCCGGTGCGGAGGACGCGAGCGGGTCGTTCTGCATCCACTGCGGCGCGAAGAATCCGGGGTACGCCCGCTTCTGCTACAATTGCGGCCAAGCCCTCCACGGTGCCGAAGCCGCGCCCGTGAGCGGGAGGCCCGACGCCGTGCCCGTCGTGGCGACGACGCCCGTTGTGCCGGCCCCGACGCCTACGGTCCCGGCTGATGCCGTCGCGGCCACGGGCGAGCGACCGGACTCCGACGCGGGCAAGCGGGCGCTGACGTTGGTGGGGGCCGGTGTGCTCGCCGTGCTCGTGCTGTTCTTCATCACCCGGATGAGCCAGAACGATCCGCCGCCGCCGGCTGCGAACCCGGGCGCGGCGCAGACTGCCCCGCAAGCCGTGCCCGACCAACTCTCCGACGACGCCCTCGCCCGCGCCGCCTCCCTGGAGGAAGAGATCGAAGCGGCGACGAGCGATGAGGAACGGCTCGCAAAGCAGGAAGCCCTCGCGGGGCTCTACACGCAGGAGGGCGCCTTCTCCCGCGCCGCCGTCGTGCAGGAGGAGATCGCGGAGTCGCTGAAGACCGCCCTCGCGT
This genomic interval from Rhodothermales bacterium contains the following:
- a CDS encoding M1 family metallopeptidase, translated to MLRLPCLISALAFLLSSPPVHAQQAASWQQSVAYEMDVRLDTDRHRLAGRQRLVYANNSPDTLRHVFYHLYFNAFQPTSMMAERNRHLPDPDRRVAPRIFELGPDEIGVQRVESLTQDGIPVTYRVDDTVMQVDLARPILPGASSTFEMEFEAQVPLQTRRSGRDSREGIDYSMTQWYPKMAAYDALGWHADPYVGREFYAPFGTFDVRITLPATYTLGATGVLQNPDAIGHGYGDPAISPTTARPLADSLTWHFRAERVHDFAWTADPDYLHTRLRVDDVPGRTEPVELHFLFQPDVAENWEAIGEQTAELIRFFSAHYGAYPYPQFTVAQGGDGGMEYPMITLITGDRPPRSLLGTTSHELAHMWFYGMVATNEADFAWMDEGFTSYISREALAHLRNADAAEPVSHASAREAIVRLQLLDLYERPSKPADWFETNRAYSAASYSAGEALADLLGYVMGDATRDAFLRAYVERFAFRHPYPADVLAVAKDLSGLQLDWLFEQFLHGERYDYSVDDITVEDAPGGVRSTIPLRRNEPGVLPVDVRLRFADGAEEWVTVPLTAMQGHKPVPADWTVAPAWAWTDPNYDLVVERPSRVVEAAVDPEGRMIDLDVANNRAVRNGPDVPLAFAGFLADPPSARGAITYALSPIAVYSHDYGGGGGAQLRVALPNDRGSVQLGVTLWPAVLGDEARGFDPVLPDYSPTPDLPGDLPFPPPAQNASSLDGVDYTAVYSRRLRALGPHDELRFSARKHLGIVENQMALTKVLGRYPTLRDWGHTLTLTLSHQDRTSDRAFEDYDPIDPPLFLEDTFGFDTGFSERPVLSSRLDYRIGDDDSEIAAFLEVGGSLGTEDGRFVPDNETANRLFVTATKAGGIGPFTGLARLAFGVGSDRLSPQKQFGLGSASVETRWRSDAYRVLATAPDDPQRDAHLFALSGVGPVAYLAAEPYPVSEFDYHRNDPSPYPTTGASVLAGTLALRFGPPSIPGLDPEWRALLAPLQFEVFSGFGSLQRPDGLFLDPVADAGFGVRYDLPAFTLLRGVIAQSDVLGGLRLAAKFPIWASDPERIGPGEEAFGFRWLIGVETGL
- a CDS encoding HU family DNA-binding protein; translation: MTKADIVDRIADGTGLTKLETEAVVDGFVITVMAALEAGGSVELRGFGSFRVRERAARMARNPQTDEPVEVPRQFVPAFKPSREFRRVVNEAHAAAEAEAEASEKR
- a CDS encoding zinc-ribbon domain-containing protein; this encodes MNPPVCPACGARLAPGATQCDLCGHVLGDEQVAERDRVVPESVAAVPDAPVEASEEPAPATPTPAAPVAPGAEDASGSFCIHCGAKNPGYARFCYNCGQALHGAEAAPVSGRPDAVPVVATTPVVPAPTPTVPADAVAATGERPDSDAGKRALTLVGAGVLAVLVLFFITRMSQNDPPPPAANPGAAQTAPQAVPDQLSDDALARAASLEEEIEAATSDEERLAKQEALAGLYTQEGAFSRAAVVQEEIAESLKTALAWADAGSLYLAHMLRTSGADRATYAQLAAEAYEQSLAIDSTDLDVKTDLATAYLNDQQNPMQAVATVKEVLTTDPNHVRANFNYGLMLAQINRVDQAIEQFQKVIGLTEHDDPVHQRAEQELTRMQSGQGGTASG